The following are encoded in a window of Solidesulfovibrio magneticus RS-1 genomic DNA:
- a CDS encoding tyrosine-type recombinase/integrase, whose translation MKVQPFTELRHVRSIKRLLVDSPRDKLLFVMGVNSGLRVQDLLALHVAAVRGLKLGDRISIQEKKTGKPNVLIANKEILAALEEYFAIAQPEDRHYLFKSRKTANSPLTTLSVTKKVKSWAAAINLKGNFGAHTLRKTWTYHQRREFGVSWEVLAKRLNHSSPSVTRRYLGIQDEEVEQVLMNAL comes from the coding sequence ATGAAGGTCCAGCCCTTTACCGAATTGCGCCACGTGCGCAGCATCAAGCGACTTTTGGTCGACAGCCCAAGGGACAAGCTCCTGTTTGTCATGGGCGTCAACTCCGGCTTGCGGGTTCAAGACCTGCTGGCTCTCCATGTCGCCGCCGTGCGAGGCTTGAAGCTCGGTGACCGCATCTCCATCCAGGAGAAGAAAACCGGCAAGCCCAACGTGCTCATCGCCAACAAGGAAATTTTGGCGGCCCTTGAGGAGTACTTCGCCATCGCACAGCCCGAGGACAGGCACTACCTGTTCAAAAGCCGCAAGACTGCGAACTCGCCCCTGACAACTCTGTCCGTCACCAAGAAGGTGAAGTCCTGGGCCGCCGCCATCAACCTCAAAGGCAACTTTGGCGCGCATACCCTGCGCAAGACCTGGACCTACCACCAGCGCCGTGAATTCGGCGTCTCCTGGGAGGTCTTGGCCAAGCGGCTGAACCATTCCAGCCCATCCGTGACTCGGCGCTACCTCGGAATTCAAGACGAGGAGGTGGAACAGGTGCTCATGAATGCTCTGTAA
- a CDS encoding tyrosine-type recombinase/integrase, which produces MSVHKRSNNGTYYVAYRDGNGRQHTRSFGKGRDGKREAEKFDEQVKAHKVIEVPLEPAPPTSGKKIFLDELSQMYINAKKAEGKSIRRLKELAVILERHIIPAFAQRPVEQIRFDEIISLVGKVYAKRSPVTRGRYLAYLKTVFQFGVDNELIEKNPLRRWKKPKERPRDTRLTVTDLNKIKAAAEPHLAWAIEVAWNLGVRTGPSELLALKWSDVDWENQTVTVYATKTKTRRIIPISDEFLARLREVKEAAQSPFIVEYQGRPVKQISRAMRTACRRAGITYPVVLYDVRHLFATTLLREGGDLSAVSNLMGHSSIQMTANNYYHLLGDEKRRTIAKLPRLEQDAR; this is translated from the coding sequence ATGTCGGTCCATAAGAGAAGCAACAACGGCACCTATTACGTGGCCTACCGTGACGGCAACGGCCGCCAGCATACTCGATCCTTTGGGAAGGGACGGGACGGGAAGCGTGAAGCCGAGAAGTTCGATGAGCAGGTCAAGGCCCACAAGGTAATCGAAGTTCCTTTGGAGCCTGCCCCGCCTACCTCTGGGAAAAAGATTTTTCTTGATGAACTGTCCCAGATGTACATCAACGCCAAGAAAGCGGAGGGAAAGTCAATCCGCCGGCTCAAAGAGCTTGCCGTCATCCTCGAACGGCACATCATTCCCGCCTTCGCTCAACGCCCAGTTGAGCAGATACGCTTCGACGAAATCATCAGCCTTGTCGGAAAGGTCTATGCGAAACGCTCGCCCGTGACGCGGGGCCGGTATCTCGCATACCTCAAGACCGTCTTCCAGTTCGGCGTGGACAACGAGTTGATCGAAAAGAACCCGCTGCGCCGCTGGAAGAAGCCCAAGGAGCGTCCCCGTGACACCAGACTCACCGTCACCGACTTGAACAAGATCAAGGCCGCAGCAGAGCCTCATTTGGCCTGGGCTATCGAGGTCGCCTGGAACCTCGGCGTGCGGACAGGACCATCGGAGCTGCTTGCTTTAAAGTGGAGCGATGTGGACTGGGAAAACCAGACGGTCACCGTCTATGCTACCAAGACCAAGACCCGCAGGATCATACCCATCTCTGACGAGTTCCTTGCGCGGCTTCGGGAAGTGAAGGAGGCCGCCCAGTCGCCCTTCATAGTCGAATACCAAGGGCGGCCGGTGAAGCAGATCAGCCGGGCCATGAGGACGGCGTGTCGGCGGGCCGGGATCACCTACCCCGTGGTCCTGTACGACGTCCGGCACCTATTCGCGACGACCCTCCTGCGGGAAGGCGGCGATTTGTCTGCGGTGAGCAATCTGATGGGGCATTCCTCGATCCAGATGACCGCGAACAACTACTACCACCTGCTGGGCGATGAAAAACGCAGGACTATCGCTAAGTTGCCGCGACTGGAGCAAGATGCCCGCTGA
- the amrS gene encoding AmmeMemoRadiSam system radical SAM enzyme has protein sequence MHPAALWKALPDGRVSCRLCSHFCRIAPGRRGLCGVRENRDGALFTLVHDRVAAVNLDPVEKKPLYHFLPGTTTFSFGTMGCNLSCAFCQNAGLSQPPRQGKAIAGETVDPAGLAAAAKRSGAASVSYTYSEPTVFYELMAETAELAQAKGLKNIMVSNGFMSRACLDALAGRIDAANIDLKAMRDDFYHRVCGARLRPVLQNLVTIRKLGWWLEVTTLIIPGLNDTPEELRELADFLVKELGPDTPWHISRFHPDFAMRDRPPTPTRTLALAWDIGREAGLRYVYVGNVHDAARSTTYCPGCGERLMERQGMGLAAARTVDGHCGACGAAIAGVGLP, from the coding sequence ATGCATCCCGCCGCGCTGTGGAAAGCCCTGCCCGACGGCCGCGTATCCTGCCGGCTGTGTTCCCATTTCTGCCGCATAGCCCCCGGCCGGCGCGGATTGTGCGGGGTGCGCGAGAATCGGGATGGCGCGCTTTTCACCCTGGTCCATGATCGGGTGGCGGCGGTGAACCTCGATCCGGTGGAAAAAAAGCCGCTCTACCATTTCCTGCCGGGCACGACGACCTTTTCCTTCGGGACCATGGGCTGCAACCTGTCCTGCGCCTTTTGCCAGAACGCCGGCCTGTCCCAGCCCCCGCGCCAGGGCAAGGCCATTGCCGGCGAGACCGTCGATCCGGCCGGACTGGCGGCAGCCGCCAAACGCAGCGGCGCGGCCTCGGTGTCCTACACCTACTCCGAACCCACGGTGTTTTACGAGCTCATGGCCGAGACGGCCGAGCTGGCCCAGGCCAAGGGCCTCAAAAACATCATGGTTTCCAACGGCTTCATGAGCCGGGCCTGTCTGGACGCCCTGGCCGGGCGCATCGACGCGGCCAACATCGACCTCAAGGCCATGCGGGACGACTTCTACCACCGCGTCTGCGGCGCACGGCTGCGGCCGGTGCTGCAAAACCTCGTCACCATCCGCAAGCTGGGCTGGTGGCTGGAGGTGACCACGCTGATCATCCCGGGCCTCAACGACACGCCCGAGGAACTGCGCGAGCTGGCCGATTTTCTGGTCAAGGAGCTTGGACCGGACACGCCCTGGCACATCTCGCGCTTCCATCCCGATTTCGCCATGCGCGACCGGCCCCCCACCCCCACGCGCACCCTGGCCCTGGCCTGGGACATTGGCCGCGAGGCCGGGCTGCGCTATGTGTATGTGGGCAACGTCCACGACGCGGCCCGCAGCACCACCTACTGTCCCGGCTGCGGCGAGCGGCTGATGGAGCGTCAAGGTATGGGGCTGGCCGCGGCGCGCACGGTGGATGGGCATTGCGGCGCTTGCGGCGCGGCCATTGCCGGCGTGGGGCTGCCCTAG
- the purM gene encoding phosphoribosylformylglycinamidine cyclo-ligase, translating to MADRAAAYKAAGVDIDAGNTLVSRIKSLVAGTYGKGVLSDIGGFGGLFKLDTETCAEPVLVSGTDGVGTKLKLAHEFAKHDTIGIDLVAMCVNDILVQGAKPLFFLDYFATGKLSVGLAEQVITGIAGGCKEAGCALLGGETAEMPGFYADEEYDLAGFCVGLVDYPKIVDGSSIGVGDVVIGINSSGPHSNGYSLIRKIFAASGLTGSDPLPNSTQTMAEALLAPTRIYVKTVLNLLRDFEIRGMVHITGGGFYDNVNRVLPKGVAANIRFGSWHVPPVFDWLKAQGNLTWPEMLQIFNCGVGYMLVVAPEIADDVMQRLKALGEYARVIGRIDIRKDGAEQVEVVFPDGEA from the coding sequence ATGGCCGACAGAGCGGCAGCCTACAAGGCGGCGGGCGTCGACATCGACGCCGGCAATACCCTGGTTTCGCGCATCAAGTCCCTTGTGGCCGGCACGTACGGCAAGGGCGTCCTTTCGGATATCGGCGGTTTCGGCGGGCTTTTCAAGCTCGACACCGAGACCTGCGCGGAACCGGTGCTGGTCTCCGGCACCGACGGGGTGGGCACCAAGCTCAAGCTCGCCCATGAGTTCGCCAAGCACGATACCATCGGTATCGACCTTGTGGCCATGTGTGTCAACGACATCCTGGTGCAGGGCGCGAAGCCCCTTTTCTTCCTCGACTACTTCGCCACCGGCAAGCTGTCCGTGGGGCTGGCCGAGCAGGTCATCACCGGCATCGCGGGTGGCTGCAAAGAGGCCGGCTGCGCGCTTTTGGGCGGTGAGACGGCCGAGATGCCCGGTTTTTATGCTGACGAGGAATACGACCTGGCCGGCTTTTGCGTGGGGCTGGTGGACTATCCCAAGATCGTGGACGGCTCGTCCATCGGCGTTGGCGACGTGGTCATCGGCATCAACTCGTCCGGGCCGCACTCCAACGGCTATTCGCTGATCCGCAAGATTTTCGCCGCTTCTGGGCTTACGGGCAGCGATCCCCTGCCCAATTCCACCCAGACCATGGCCGAGGCGCTGCTCGCCCCCACCCGCATCTACGTCAAGACCGTGCTCAACTTGCTGCGCGATTTCGAGATTCGCGGCATGGTCCACATCACGGGCGGCGGCTTCTACGACAACGTCAACCGCGTCCTGCCCAAGGGCGTGGCCGCCAACATCCGTTTCGGCTCCTGGCATGTGCCGCCGGTGTTCGACTGGCTCAAGGCCCAGGGCAACCTGACCTGGCCGGAGATGCTTCAAATCTTCAACTGCGGTGTGGGGTACATGCTCGTTGTGGCCCCGGAGATCGCCGACGACGTGATGCAGCGGTTAAAGGCCCTTGGCGAGTACGCCCGGGTCATCGGCCGCATCGACATCCGCAAGGACGGGGCCGAGCAGGTTGAGGTCGTCTTCCCGGACGGCGAAGCCTAG
- a CDS encoding IS110 family transposase — MAADCFIGIDVSKETLDVHTLPDGNDFQFVNDPDGIKAICRKFSKFRPKLIIIEATGGLQIPVATALSLKKFPVVVINPRQARDFARAKGRLAKTDKIDAEILALFGKQMEPEVRPLKDEQAQEMSSLMSRRNQLIRMLVMEKNRFTRAYGSVRADIEKNIDWLEERLSEIDTHLGTVVRASPIWRERDNLLRSVPGVGDVLSRSLLSNLPELGTLNRREIAALVGVAPLNCDSGKRRGKRRVWGGRSDVRSVLYMAVLSAKKYNPVIRDFYNRLKEAGKPHKVAAVASMRKLITILNAMVRSGQPWGQYAHAA, encoded by the coding sequence ATGGCTGCTGACTGTTTCATCGGAATTGATGTCTCTAAGGAAACTCTTGATGTCCACACGCTTCCTGACGGAAATGACTTTCAATTTGTTAACGACCCCGATGGTATAAAAGCTATCTGCAGGAAATTTTCAAAATTTCGTCCAAAGCTTATTATCATCGAGGCGACTGGCGGCCTTCAAATTCCTGTTGCCACGGCATTGAGTCTCAAGAAATTCCCCGTTGTAGTCATCAATCCCCGCCAGGCTCGGGATTTTGCGCGAGCTAAAGGACGGCTGGCTAAAACAGACAAGATTGACGCTGAGATTCTTGCTCTTTTTGGCAAGCAGATGGAGCCTGAAGTACGCCCTCTGAAGGACGAGCAAGCGCAAGAAATGAGTTCGCTAATGTCCAGGCGCAACCAACTCATTCGAATGCTTGTCATGGAAAAAAATCGTTTTACTCGTGCTTATGGCTCGGTAAGAGCAGATATAGAGAAGAATATTGACTGGCTTGAGGAACGATTGTCTGAGATCGACACGCATCTTGGCACAGTAGTACGAGCGAGTCCGATTTGGCGTGAGCGAGACAATTTGCTCCGGAGCGTCCCTGGAGTCGGAGATGTCCTATCAAGGTCGCTCCTTTCCAATCTGCCTGAGCTTGGAACGTTGAATCGTCGGGAGATCGCTGCTCTTGTTGGGGTTGCCCCTTTGAATTGTGACAGCGGAAAGCGTCGAGGAAAACGTCGTGTATGGGGAGGTCGAAGTGATGTTCGATCTGTATTATATATGGCTGTCTTGTCAGCTAAAAAATACAATCCCGTCATACGTGATTTTTACAATCGCCTCAAGGAAGCCGGCAAACCACATAAAGTCGCCGCAGTTGCTTCGATGCGAAAGTTGATAACGATTTTGAATGCAATGGTGCGATCCGGGCAACCGTGGGGACAGTACGCACACGCGGCGTAG
- a CDS encoding radical SAM protein gives MAEHKPRPKLVFADDDGNIYDHPDLEMLVRRGDRLEPPRPDEIIALPPESELFLLPGRDALGFDPDSGEIEHMDERAVAAFVSPGYTLSATAAYAARDGAPTLPLFAYGAVGFSGDRFYVCAAKVDNDPRQIFTGIPRDRIMKGAQALRRKFPKNRLIEHLSGCALTSCCPAARNLALGRFEAPLPTSRACNARCIGCLSLQDPDSGFPSTQTRIRFRPTAQEIVEVMTEHGRREKRPVFSFGQGCEGEPLTEAKVIGEAVTRFRQSGGQGTVNINTNASLPDAVETFAAAGGSSIRVSLSSAEPALYEAYYRPQGYAFADVRQSIARAKAGGLFVSLNYLFFPGVTDTEAELAALTELVDTHKVDFIQLRNLNLDPELYMQVATASGVLADPARQASMGLAHFRKRLRKSCPWLKFGYFNPYLGDRDGLRDKEEE, from the coding sequence ATGGCCGAACACAAGCCCCGCCCCAAACTCGTCTTTGCCGACGACGACGGCAACATCTACGACCACCCGGACCTGGAAATGCTCGTGCGCCGGGGCGACCGCCTGGAACCGCCCAGGCCCGACGAAATCATCGCCCTGCCCCCGGAGTCCGAACTCTTCCTGCTGCCCGGCCGCGACGCCCTGGGCTTTGATCCCGATTCCGGCGAAATCGAACACATGGACGAACGCGCCGTGGCCGCCTTCGTCAGCCCAGGCTACACGCTCTCGGCCACCGCCGCCTACGCCGCCCGCGACGGCGCGCCGACCCTGCCCCTGTTCGCCTACGGCGCGGTGGGGTTTAGCGGCGACCGCTTCTACGTCTGCGCGGCCAAGGTCGACAACGACCCGCGCCAGATTTTCACCGGCATCCCCCGCGACCGCATCATGAAAGGCGCCCAGGCCCTGCGCCGCAAGTTCCCCAAAAACCGCCTCATCGAGCACCTCTCGGGCTGCGCGCTCACCTCCTGCTGCCCGGCCGCCCGAAACCTGGCCCTGGGCCGCTTCGAAGCGCCCCTGCCCACCTCCCGGGCCTGCAACGCCCGCTGCATCGGCTGCCTGTCCCTCCAGGACCCGGACTCCGGCTTCCCCTCGACCCAGACGCGCATCCGCTTTCGCCCCACGGCCCAGGAAATCGTCGAGGTCATGACCGAACACGGCCGCCGCGAAAAGCGCCCCGTCTTCTCCTTTGGCCAGGGCTGCGAAGGCGAACCGCTCACCGAAGCCAAGGTCATCGGCGAGGCCGTCACGCGCTTTCGCCAGTCCGGCGGCCAGGGCACGGTCAACATCAACACCAACGCCAGCCTGCCCGACGCCGTGGAGACCTTCGCCGCCGCCGGCGGGTCGTCGATTCGCGTGAGCCTGTCCAGCGCTGAACCGGCCCTCTACGAAGCCTACTACCGCCCCCAGGGCTACGCCTTCGCCGACGTGCGCCAGTCCATCGCCCGGGCCAAGGCCGGCGGACTCTTCGTGTCGCTCAACTACCTCTTCTTCCCCGGCGTCACGGACACCGAGGCCGAACTGGCCGCGCTCACCGAACTGGTCGATACCCACAAGGTGGACTTCATCCAGCTGCGCAACCTCAATCTCGATCCCGAACTCTACATGCAGGTGGCGACCGCAAGCGGCGTCCTGGCCGATCCCGCCCGCCAGGCCTCCATGGGGCTGGCCCACTTCCGCAAACGCCTGCGCAAGTCCTGCCCATGGTTGAAATTCGGGTATTTCAATCCGTACTTGGGGGATAGAGACGGATTGAGGGATAAAGAGGAAGAATAA
- the rpsI gene encoding 30S ribosomal protein S9, with protein MSDEFYYGTGRRKSAVARTRLYKGNGRILVNDRPFEEYFPRPTLLAIVRQALALTKLEGRLDVKVNVAGGGMTGQAEAVRHGISRALCILDPELRGVLKKAGLLTRDSREKERKKYGQRGARARFQYSKR; from the coding sequence ATGAGCGACGAATTTTACTACGGAACAGGCCGCCGCAAATCCGCCGTGGCCCGCACCCGCCTCTACAAAGGCAATGGCCGCATCCTCGTCAACGACCGGCCCTTCGAAGAGTACTTCCCCCGGCCCACCCTGCTGGCCATCGTGCGCCAGGCCCTGGCCCTGACCAAGCTGGAAGGCCGTCTGGACGTCAAGGTCAACGTTGCCGGCGGCGGCATGACCGGCCAGGCCGAAGCCGTGCGCCACGGCATCTCCCGGGCCCTGTGCATCCTGGACCCCGAGCTGCGCGGCGTTCTCAAGAAGGCCGGCCTGCTCACCCGCGACTCCCGCGAAAAGGAACGCAAAAAGTACGGCCAGCGCGGCGCCCGCGCCCGCTTCCAGTACTCGAAGCGTTAA
- the rplM gene encoding 50S ribosomal protein L13, whose amino-acid sequence MKTFSPKPTDITRNWFVVDASDKILGRLASAVAVRLRGKHKVEFAPHMDTGDCIIVVNAAKVLTTGRKLDQKKYYRHSGWIGGLKETSLRDMLAKKPEDVIRKAVRGMLPKNRLGRAMLKKLKIYAGEAHPHEAQKPETLDV is encoded by the coding sequence ATGAAAACGTTTAGCCCGAAGCCCACAGATATTACCCGCAATTGGTTCGTGGTCGACGCCTCGGACAAGATCCTCGGCCGCCTCGCTTCCGCCGTGGCCGTTCGCCTGCGCGGCAAGCACAAGGTGGAGTTCGCCCCGCATATGGATACCGGCGACTGCATCATCGTGGTCAACGCCGCCAAGGTGCTGACCACCGGACGCAAGCTGGACCAGAAGAAATACTACCGCCACTCCGGATGGATCGGCGGCCTGAAGGAAACTTCCCTGCGCGACATGCTGGCCAAAAAGCCGGAAGACGTCATTCGCAAGGCCGTGCGCGGCATGCTGCCCAAAAACCGTCTCGGTCGGGCCATGCTCAAGAAGCTGAAGATCTACGCCGGTGAAGCCCACCCCCACGAGGCCCAGAAGCCCGAAACCCTGGACGTCTAA
- a CDS encoding HD domain-containing protein: MVSVRKGLLQFLFAGSFMKRWNDKHRSMDLVEVDKQAHKMMVAWMLYELNSEGLSEPDKLALGLEIVEGGLFEYLYRLVITDIKPPVFYKIKANPAHYRQLTDWVLDQLEPRVRELGEGLWQRLTTYLAVPEGDSPARRILDAAHLYASGWEYSLIKRDNPWDDELLDIESSFTGGLARFADLRGVTDLADGLFAGKKTPLGHFGRLLGQLRFQTRWSQTPRIPETSVLGHMFLVAAYGYFFSLAVGACPARRLNNFFAGLVHDMPELLTRDIISPVKQSVSTLGDMIKEYEERELERRVFSVLKNGGYAGLADRLSYLLGMEVGSEFYETIRDEGGSAVRVTPADLDGRCNLDAFDPKDGELLKVCDSLAAFIEAYTALRNGITSDQLQQAVWRLRNKYSSVVLFGRVHIGALLADFD, encoded by the coding sequence ATGGTCAGCGTGCGCAAGGGGCTTTTGCAGTTTCTGTTTGCCGGGTCGTTCATGAAGCGCTGGAACGACAAGCACCGCAGCATGGATCTGGTGGAGGTGGACAAACAGGCCCATAAGATGATGGTGGCCTGGATGCTCTATGAGCTGAATTCCGAAGGCCTGTCCGAACCCGACAAGCTGGCGCTGGGCCTGGAAATCGTCGAGGGCGGGCTTTTCGAATACCTCTACCGGCTGGTCATCACCGACATCAAGCCGCCGGTCTTCTATAAGATCAAGGCCAACCCGGCCCACTACCGCCAGCTCACCGACTGGGTGCTGGACCAGCTCGAACCGCGCGTGCGCGAACTGGGCGAAGGCTTGTGGCAACGGCTGACAACCTATCTGGCCGTGCCGGAGGGCGACTCCCCGGCCCGGCGCATCCTCGACGCCGCCCACCTCTACGCCAGCGGCTGGGAATATTCCTTAATAAAGCGCGACAACCCCTGGGACGACGAACTCCTCGACATCGAGTCGTCCTTTACTGGTGGTCTGGCCCGGTTTGCCGACCTGCGCGGCGTGACCGACCTGGCCGACGGGCTTTTTGCTGGCAAAAAAACGCCGCTTGGGCATTTCGGCCGGCTGCTCGGGCAGTTGCGCTTCCAGACCCGCTGGTCCCAGACGCCGCGCATCCCGGAAACCTCGGTCCTGGGCCACATGTTCCTGGTGGCGGCCTACGGCTATTTCTTCAGCCTGGCCGTGGGGGCTTGTCCGGCCAGACGCCTCAACAATTTCTTCGCCGGCCTGGTCCACGACATGCCGGAACTTTTAACCCGCGACATCATCTCGCCGGTCAAGCAGTCGGTGAGCACCCTTGGCGACATGATCAAGGAATATGAAGAGCGCGAACTGGAGCGGCGGGTGTTTTCGGTGCTGAAAAACGGCGGCTATGCCGGGCTGGCCGACCGGCTGTCCTATCTGCTCGGCATGGAAGTGGGGTCGGAATTTTATGAGACCATCCGCGACGAGGGCGGCAGCGCCGTGCGGGTGACACCGGCCGATCTGGACGGGCGCTGCAACCTCGACGCCTTTGATCCGAAAGACGGCGAGCTGCTCAAGGTCTGCGATTCCTTGGCCGCCTTCATCGAGGCCTACACGGCGCTTAGAAACGGTATCACTTCCGATCAGCTCCAGCAGGCTGTCTGGCGGCTTCGCAACAAATATTCCTCCGTGGTGCTGTTTGGCCGGGTGCACATCGGGGCGCTTTTGGCGGATTTTGACTGA
- a CDS encoding CBS domain-containing protein has protein sequence MLRKRAFDALRTDVLAVDAAEPLETVADKLSRHLEKSPDLDAAVVMRAGRFVGIVSLRTLLSDLNDCALDASLRESLGDDDFEDTYRLACRRCMTRKAAEAARRDIPKVAPSDSLHLVLDAMIKADSRFAVVLEGDKLLGLVPLGEIFREMRRECTPLAARP, from the coding sequence ATGCTACGCAAACGCGCCTTTGACGCCTTGCGCACCGACGTGCTTGCCGTCGATGCCGCCGAGCCCCTGGAGACCGTGGCCGACAAACTGTCGCGCCACCTGGAAAAAAGTCCGGACCTCGACGCCGCCGTGGTCATGCGGGCCGGCCGGTTCGTGGGCATCGTCAGCCTGCGCACGCTGTTGTCGGACCTAAACGACTGCGCCCTGGACGCCAGCCTGCGCGAGAGCCTGGGCGACGACGATTTCGAGGATACCTACCGTCTGGCCTGCCGCCGCTGCATGACCAGAAAGGCGGCCGAGGCGGCCCGGCGCGACATCCCCAAGGTCGCGCCGTCGGACTCCCTGCATCTCGTCCTGGACGCCATGATCAAGGCCGACAGCCGGTTTGCCGTGGTGTTGGAAGGAGACAAACTCCTGGGGCTGGTGCCCTTGGGCGAGATCTTCCGCGAGATGCGCCGGGAGTGCACGCCCCTGGCTGCGCGTCCCTGA
- the guaD gene encoding guanine deaminase: protein MTGGHCAIRGTFFDFLDDPWKHVGQEQDAARFIADGLLVVKDGRIEDFGPFTEVSARRPGLEVTHLPGRILMPGFIDGHIHFPQTRVLGAYGNQLLDWLQNSIFLEELKYNDRDYASQAAEHFFTALLAGGTTTCQAFTTSSPVSTEVFFEEAAKRNMRVISGLTGIDRFAPPEVVISPDDFYKESKRLIERYHRRGRNLYAITPRFAVGCTDAMMDRCRQLKEEHPDCWINTHISENPSEIRTAREHYPDCPDYTSVHEKHGLLGPKFTAGHGVWLSGDEMRRFSKAGAAISFCPLSNLFLGSGLFRLGRAKDPDHPVRLSVGSDMGGGNAFSLVRVLEEAYKVGMCNNTMLDGSVNPREQDLAEAERNKLSPYRAFYLATLGGANSLYLDDILGNFEPGKEADFVALDWNAGQAAMAWHQSLAVGDGGPETMEQAAKLLFGIMAVGDDRNVDETWVAGRRLYKKAAG from the coding sequence ATGACGGGCGGTCATTGCGCGATACGCGGCACGTTTTTCGATTTTCTGGACGATCCCTGGAAGCACGTCGGGCAGGAACAGGACGCCGCCCGATTTATTGCCGACGGCCTGCTCGTCGTAAAGGACGGGCGCATCGAGGATTTCGGCCCGTTTACGGAGGTCTCGGCCCGGCGTCCCGGCCTGGAGGTGACCCATCTGCCCGGCCGTATCCTCATGCCGGGTTTTATCGACGGCCACATCCACTTCCCTCAGACCCGGGTGCTCGGGGCCTACGGCAACCAGCTTCTGGACTGGCTGCAAAATTCCATCTTCCTGGAAGAGCTCAAGTACAACGACCGGGACTACGCCAGCCAGGCGGCCGAGCACTTTTTCACGGCCCTTTTGGCCGGCGGCACCACCACCTGCCAGGCCTTCACCACCTCAAGCCCTGTCTCCACCGAGGTTTTTTTCGAGGAGGCGGCCAAGCGCAACATGCGCGTCATCTCGGGGCTTACCGGCATCGACCGTTTCGCCCCGCCCGAGGTGGTCATCAGCCCGGACGACTTCTATAAGGAATCCAAGCGGCTCATTGAGCGTTACCACCGCCGGGGCCGCAATCTCTACGCCATCACCCCGCGTTTCGCCGTGGGCTGCACCGACGCCATGATGGATCGCTGCCGCCAGCTCAAGGAGGAACACCCCGACTGCTGGATCAACACCCATATATCCGAAAATCCCAGCGAAATCCGCACCGCCCGGGAACATTACCCGGACTGCCCGGACTACACGAGCGTCCACGAAAAGCATGGCCTGCTCGGCCCCAAGTTCACCGCCGGCCACGGGGTGTGGCTGTCCGGCGACGAGATGCGGCGCTTTTCCAAGGCCGGCGCGGCCATCAGCTTCTGTCCCCTGTCCAACCTCTTTCTTGGCAGCGGCCTGTTCCGCCTCGGCCGGGCCAAGGACCCCGACCATCCGGTGCGGCTGTCCGTAGGCAGCGACATGGGCGGCGGCAACGCGTTCAGTCTCGTGCGGGTGCTGGAGGAGGCCTACAAGGTCGGCATGTGCAACAACACCATGCTCGACGGCTCGGTCAATCCCCGGGAGCAAGACCTGGCCGAGGCCGAGCGCAACAAGCTCTCGCCCTACCGGGCCTTTTATCTGGCCACGCTGGGCGGGGCGAACTCGCTGTATCTCGACGACATCCTCGGCAATTTCGAGCCGGGCAAGGAAGCCGACTTCGTGGCCCTGGACTGGAACGCCGGCCAGGCGGCCATGGCCTGGCATCAGTCCCTGGCGGTGGGTGACGGCGGGCCGGAAACCATGGAGCAGGCCGCCAAGCTGCTTTTTGGCATCATGGCCGTTGGCGACGACCGCAACGTGGACGAGACCTGGGTGGCCGGCCGCCGGCTTTACAAGAAGGCCGCCGGCTAA